A region from the Stygiolobus caldivivus genome encodes:
- the aroA gene encoding 3-phosphoshikimate 1-carboxyvinyltransferase — protein MRAEVKRSIIRGKVRAPTSKSFGIRLILYSLLANVRLLNVSDPSDDIQVARNFVKELGVIEEKPFAFNKVERLRSPSSLYFGGSATTLRMGIPILAVLGGRVMLDGDSSLRRRPLNAIIDALKPQVSFSSTTLPTIMEGRLKTDHITISGSESSQYISGFIYALSLVGGGEIEITPPISSKSYIYMTVQLINSLGGKVKIKGNKIEVEGSSFRDYIGEIPGDYALSSFYAIASVITGGEVSIENLYPIPEYEGDHSIVEILSKMGVKTEITENRWKVFGSENLKGVTVNVDSFPDLAPSIASIAPFADSETVIEGTKRLRTKESDRVYTITSTLKSFSVKVDANEEQIIIYPSAIKEGHIECPSDHRIAMLAGVLSLVSNGIIDRAECVNKSNPYFWKDLISLGGNINLIK, from the coding sequence ATGCGAGCAGAGGTTAAAAGATCAATAATAAGGGGAAAAGTAAGAGCACCCACCTCAAAAAGTTTCGGAATAAGGTTAATACTTTATTCGCTACTTGCTAACGTGAGGTTACTTAATGTTTCTGACCCCTCGGATGACATCCAGGTGGCGAGGAATTTCGTCAAGGAGTTGGGGGTAATTGAGGAAAAACCTTTTGCTTTCAATAAGGTAGAGAGACTGAGGTCGCCATCCTCACTTTATTTTGGAGGTTCCGCGACAACACTTAGAATGGGTATACCCATTCTTGCTGTTTTAGGAGGTAGGGTAATGCTAGATGGTGATAGCAGTTTAAGGAGGAGACCACTAAACGCGATAATAGACGCATTAAAGCCTCAAGTGTCTTTTTCCTCGACTACCTTACCTACAATAATGGAAGGAAGGCTTAAGACAGACCACATCACAATTAGTGGGAGCGAGAGTAGTCAGTATATTTCGGGGTTTATCTATGCTCTTTCCTTAGTGGGCGGAGGAGAAATAGAAATAACGCCACCCATTTCTTCAAAAAGCTACATTTACATGACTGTCCAACTCATTAACTCACTGGGCGGGAAAGTAAAGATAAAAGGAAATAAAATAGAAGTAGAAGGGAGTAGCTTTAGAGACTACATAGGAGAGATACCGGGTGATTACGCACTTTCGTCATTTTATGCTATTGCTTCAGTTATAACTGGTGGAGAGGTTAGCATAGAGAATTTATACCCTATCCCGGAGTATGAAGGGGACCACAGTATCGTTGAAATACTGTCTAAAATGGGGGTAAAGACGGAAATAACGGAAAACAGATGGAAGGTATTTGGATCTGAAAACCTTAAAGGGGTTACCGTTAACGTTGACAGTTTCCCTGATTTGGCACCATCGATAGCTTCTATAGCCCCTTTTGCCGACAGTGAAACGGTAATTGAGGGGACGAAGAGGTTGAGGACTAAAGAGAGTGACAGGGTTTACACTATTACTTCTACCCTAAAGAGTTTCTCAGTAAAAGTAGACGCTAACGAAGAGCAGATTATTATCTACCCTTCGGCGATAAAAGAAGGGCATATCGAATGCCCCAGTGACCACAGGATCGCTATGCTGGCAGGTGTCTTATCACTTGTAAGTAATGGAATAATAGACAGAGCGGAGTGTGTTAACAAGAGCAACCCTTACTTTTGGAAAGACTTAATTTCCTTAGGAGGTA
- a CDS encoding shikimate kinase has protein sequence MQAYAGVSIVNALPSWYGSSMAINLTLDVNIKQSSVCQGYSPLIDQIISYFRDNYSIPCIDVDISSNIPQKSGLKSSSAVSTALIAEIIKNFKLPIRLSEVPKLSAILSLKAGVSYTGALDDATSSFFGGVSFTYNKEFKIIEIREPPFDISVLLIAKGDRGVKINMNYMRKFELLFKEIFALARRDMITAMKLNGITIGTILGYDLTLINEMLKRGALASGISGNGPSIFSVTKKGDEGPILDFLEKNGEKPLLLEPVKLCEQRLKDQ, from the coding sequence TTGCAGGCCTATGCAGGGGTCTCAATAGTAAACGCACTGCCCAGTTGGTATGGCTCGTCAATGGCAATTAATCTGACTTTGGATGTAAACATAAAGCAAAGTAGTGTGTGTCAGGGGTACTCACCCCTTATCGACCAGATAATTTCATACTTTAGGGACAACTATTCAATCCCTTGCATAGATGTGGACATAAGCTCGAACATACCCCAAAAGAGTGGTCTCAAGAGTAGTAGTGCTGTATCTACTGCATTAATAGCTGAAATTATTAAGAATTTCAAGTTACCCATCAGGCTAAGTGAGGTACCAAAGTTATCCGCTATTCTATCCCTGAAGGCAGGGGTATCCTATACTGGAGCATTGGACGATGCTACATCGTCTTTCTTTGGCGGGGTCTCTTTCACGTATAATAAAGAATTTAAGATAATAGAGATAAGGGAACCTCCCTTCGACATTTCAGTCCTACTAATAGCTAAAGGGGATAGGGGTGTAAAAATTAATATGAACTATATGAGAAAATTTGAATTACTTTTTAAGGAGATATTTGCGCTAGCTAGAAGGGATATGATCACAGCTATGAAGCTTAACGGGATAACAATAGGTACAATATTGGGGTACGACCTAACGTTAATTAACGAAATGTTAAAAAGAGGAGCTCTGGCTTCCGGTATTTCGGGAAATGGCCCTTCAATTTTTTCAGTCACGAAAAAAGGAGATGAAGGACCAATACTAGACTTTTTAGAAAAAAATGGTGAAAAACCTTTACTGTTAGAGCCGGTGAAATTATGCGAGCAGAGGTTAAAAGATCAATAA
- the aroC gene encoding chorismate synthase, with protein MPGSSLGELFRVTTFGESHGPAVGVVVEGVPAGLYLSKEDIQFELSFRRPGRQYVTGRREKDEPEILSGVYNGRTTGTPIAIIVKNTDVISSLYEEVRHKPRPGHADLPYIMKYGYENWDYRGGGRASARETVSRVAASAIAKKLLMLSDTIIAGHLKSLGPVELSEGVTFEDILCSKYSPVRASKKSLEEKFEELIKQATVEGDSWGGIAEIVVKNTPIGLGEPVFDKLKADLAKAILSIPAVMGFEYGLGFRAGKMKGSEANDEIIVKDGKLRWKNNYSGGILGGLSNGEDIVLRCAFKPTSSIRKPQKTVDLRTYEETTISVIGRHDPAVAIRGVAVAEAMVAIVLADHAMRANYIPTVKLSEDQSRLIEERWKRYVESCRPMQGSQ; from the coding sequence ATGCCAGGGAGTTCATTAGGTGAATTGTTTAGGGTAACTACATTTGGCGAAAGTCACGGCCCAGCTGTAGGAGTAGTAGTAGAAGGTGTACCAGCTGGTCTTTATTTAAGTAAAGAAGACATCCAGTTTGAACTCTCCTTCAGGAGACCCGGTAGACAGTATGTCACAGGAAGAAGGGAGAAAGACGAACCGGAGATATTAAGCGGGGTTTATAACGGGAGGACTACCGGCACACCAATCGCGATTATAGTGAAGAACACGGACGTAATCTCCTCATTGTATGAGGAAGTCAGGCACAAACCTAGACCTGGCCACGCTGATTTACCGTATATAATGAAATACGGATATGAAAACTGGGACTATAGAGGCGGAGGGAGGGCGAGTGCTAGAGAAACGGTAAGTAGAGTTGCTGCAAGTGCAATTGCCAAGAAGCTACTTATGCTCAGCGACACCATCATAGCAGGACACCTGAAGAGCTTGGGACCAGTAGAATTAAGCGAAGGGGTCACTTTCGAAGATATCTTATGTTCGAAATATAGCCCGGTTAGGGCTAGTAAAAAGTCTTTAGAAGAGAAGTTTGAGGAGCTGATTAAGCAAGCTACTGTAGAAGGGGATAGTTGGGGAGGAATAGCTGAAATAGTCGTTAAAAACACTCCTATAGGACTTGGCGAACCCGTATTTGACAAGCTTAAGGCGGACTTAGCTAAAGCTATCCTTTCTATACCCGCTGTCATGGGATTTGAATACGGTCTAGGGTTTAGAGCCGGTAAAATGAAAGGGAGTGAAGCTAACGACGAGATTATTGTCAAGGACGGTAAACTTAGGTGGAAGAATAATTATTCAGGAGGTATTTTAGGTGGGTTATCTAATGGCGAGGATATAGTCCTTCGCTGTGCGTTTAAGCCTACAAGTTCTATAAGAAAACCCCAAAAAACAGTAGACTTAAGGACATACGAAGAGACTACGATTTCGGTTATAGGTAGGCATGACCCGGCTGTGGCGATTAGAGGGGTTGCCGTAGCGGAAGCAATGGTAGCTATAGTTTTAGCTGACCACGCCATGAGAGCTAATTACATCCCCACAGTAAAACTAAGTGAAGACCAATCAAGATTAATTGAAGAAAGATGGAAGAGGTATGTTGAGTCTTGCAGGCCTATGCAGGGGTCTCAATAG
- a CDS encoding shikimate dehydrogenase family protein, producing MLEIDYHTRLLGVLGENIAYTLSPAIHNYVFQKLSINAVYLAFDIKRDKFTITFPGLLNITYGLNVTIPYKEEVIKYVKPEGEAKLVGAVNTIFEGRGYNTDYLALHMLVKEKISEKEARTCTVFGAGGASRAAIYSLLNMGCEVYVINRSRERAEKLKEEVIQKGFSLHVVDSCPKSDIVVNTTPDPNFVPDSCIHGKLVVDFVYKPVKTPLIIKAEKKGISTINGIEILVEQALEADKIWFGKRLERGEVVKYLYAREFIR from the coding sequence ATGCTTGAGATAGACTATCATACGAGACTGCTCGGAGTTTTAGGTGAAAATATAGCATATACTCTATCCCCGGCGATCCATAATTATGTATTCCAGAAATTAAGTATCAACGCTGTATATTTAGCCTTTGATATAAAAAGGGATAAATTCACGATCACTTTTCCAGGCTTACTCAATATTACCTACGGTCTGAACGTCACAATCCCTTATAAAGAGGAAGTAATAAAATACGTGAAACCTGAAGGGGAAGCTAAACTCGTGGGCGCAGTAAACACGATTTTCGAAGGACGTGGGTATAACACAGACTATTTAGCACTACACATGCTCGTTAAAGAAAAAATCAGTGAAAAAGAAGCTCGGACATGTACAGTTTTCGGTGCGGGAGGAGCTTCTAGAGCTGCAATTTATTCACTCTTAAATATGGGGTGTGAAGTATATGTCATTAACAGGAGCAGAGAGAGGGCTGAAAAGCTAAAAGAAGAGGTTATACAGAAGGGGTTCAGCTTGCATGTAGTAGATTCATGCCCTAAAAGCGATATAGTGGTTAACACGACGCCTGACCCCAATTTCGTACCGGATAGTTGTATTCATGGTAAATTAGTAGTAGATTTTGTATATAAACCGGTAAAAACACCTCTGATCATTAAAGCTGAGAAAAAGGGGATAAGCACAATTAACGGGATCGAAATTTTAGTAGAACAAGCGTTAGAAGCTGATAAAATCTGGTTTGGTAAGAGGTTAGAGAGAGGAGAAGTGGTGAAGTACTTATATGCCAGGGAGTTCATTAGGTGA
- the aroB gene encoding 3-dehydroquinate synthase yields the protein MIKISEDFCNTSTQVIIGQNAISHLSEIGENKKVAVFHPKKISIDEVKKYLKNYYDFPIDDGEEAKDISYSLKLIKDLFEKGFDRGDYVVAIGGGTVTDVVGFIASIYMRGLNLVNVPTTILGMVDAAIGGKTGVNFENVKNVLGTFYQPSVIIADLNFVKTLPVEEIKKGIAEVIKYGLVLDKELYDFLALHKEDIYNKDLSVLETVVYKSALNKLMVVKEDERETKGIRIVLNFGHTIGHAVEAGSGFKIPHGYAISVGMVCEAKIAEEMGYAEEGVVEDTTWILSHYELPISVDSLSEKIDVEKAIGAITKDKKVRGGKLLMPFPTRIGDWKRVDVPLETLKGFAEQCLR from the coding sequence ATGATAAAAATAAGTGAGGACTTTTGTAATACGTCCACCCAAGTAATTATTGGTCAAAACGCTATTTCTCACCTTTCCGAAATAGGTGAAAACAAAAAAGTAGCTGTTTTTCATCCTAAGAAAATTTCAATAGATGAAGTAAAAAAGTACTTAAAGAACTATTATGATTTCCCTATAGATGATGGAGAAGAAGCTAAAGATATTTCATACTCACTCAAACTAATTAAGGACCTATTTGAGAAGGGTTTTGATAGAGGGGACTATGTAGTCGCAATAGGGGGAGGGACTGTAACAGACGTAGTGGGGTTTATAGCATCGATTTACATGAGAGGGTTAAACCTAGTCAATGTCCCGACTACGATTTTAGGAATGGTAGACGCTGCAATAGGAGGGAAGACTGGGGTAAACTTTGAAAATGTCAAAAATGTATTAGGCACTTTTTACCAACCGTCGGTTATTATAGCCGACCTCAATTTCGTTAAGACCCTCCCTGTTGAAGAAATAAAAAAAGGGATAGCAGAAGTTATTAAATACGGTTTAGTGCTAGATAAAGAGTTATATGACTTCCTCGCTTTACATAAAGAGGATATATATAATAAAGACCTTAGTGTATTAGAGACAGTAGTCTATAAATCAGCCCTAAATAAACTAATGGTTGTTAAAGAGGACGAAAGGGAGACTAAAGGAATAAGGATTGTGCTAAATTTCGGGCACACAATAGGTCACGCAGTTGAAGCAGGCTCCGGCTTTAAAATCCCACACGGCTACGCGATTTCAGTAGGGATGGTATGCGAAGCTAAAATAGCTGAGGAAATGGGGTATGCTGAAGAAGGTGTAGTCGAAGATACTACATGGATCCTTTCTCACTACGAGTTACCTATAAGTGTCGACTCGCTGAGTGAGAAAATCGACGTAGAGAAGGCGATAGGGGCGATAACTAAGGATAAAAAAGTGAGGGGAGGTAAACTCCTAATGCCGTTCCCTACTAGGATAGGGGATTGGAAAAGAGTAGATGTACCCCTAGAAACACTTAAGGGGTTTGCGGAACAATGCTTGAGATAG
- the aroF gene encoding 3-deoxy-7-phosphoheptulonate synthase, translating to MLFILKQGVDYSTLNERLKESSASYKILDLYGKKIVIAWPDSYVENITDPSIEITVKPKRPFQLASNEWKREPTEVDVKGVKIGGSKVIVAAGPCAVEDEEQVLTVAKAVKRAGASLLRGGAFKPRTSPYSFQGLGEKGLQILRKVGDEVGLPVVSEIMDTRQIDMFKKYVDMLQIGARNAQNFDLLKEAGKSGLPVLLKRGMGNTVEEWILTSEYILSEGNGNVVLCERGIRTFEKATRFTIDIGGMVAAKLQTHLPICADPSHPAGKRELVHSLALASVAAGADMLLIEVHPHPEKALSDSEQQLTPESFEVLMNRIKALANALGRTA from the coding sequence TTGTTATTTATCCTAAAACAAGGGGTAGATTACTCTACACTAAATGAGAGACTGAAAGAGTCCTCAGCTTCATACAAAATCCTAGACTTATACGGTAAAAAAATCGTAATAGCGTGGCCGGACAGCTATGTAGAGAATATTACGGACCCTTCGATAGAAATTACAGTTAAACCGAAAAGGCCTTTCCAGTTAGCCAGCAATGAATGGAAAAGGGAACCCACAGAAGTCGACGTAAAGGGAGTTAAGATAGGGGGGAGTAAAGTAATAGTAGCCGCTGGCCCTTGTGCAGTTGAAGACGAGGAGCAAGTCCTAACAGTAGCAAAGGCGGTAAAAAGGGCAGGGGCTTCTCTCCTTAGAGGTGGGGCGTTTAAGCCTAGGACAAGCCCTTACTCTTTTCAAGGCCTTGGTGAAAAGGGGCTACAGATACTCCGAAAAGTGGGAGACGAGGTAGGACTCCCCGTGGTCTCAGAAATAATGGACACCAGGCAAATCGATATGTTCAAGAAATATGTAGATATGTTACAGATAGGGGCTAGGAATGCTCAAAACTTTGACCTCCTTAAGGAAGCTGGTAAATCAGGATTACCCGTACTCCTCAAAAGGGGAATGGGGAATACAGTAGAAGAATGGATACTTACATCCGAGTATATTTTATCAGAAGGTAATGGAAACGTAGTGTTATGTGAGAGAGGGATAAGGACCTTCGAGAAGGCTACGAGGTTCACTATCGATATAGGCGGAATGGTAGCAGCTAAACTACAGACGCATCTACCTATATGTGCAGACCCAAGCCACCCAGCAGGTAAAAGAGAATTAGTGCACTCCTTAGCACTAGCTTCTGTAGCTGCAGGTGCTGATATGCTCCTAATTGAAGTCCATCCACACCCAGAGAAAGCGCTTAGCGACTCCGAACAGCAACTGACCCCAGAGTCCTTTGAAGTCCTTATGAATAGGATTAAAGCGTTAGCTAACGCTTTGGGTAGGACTGCATGA
- a CDS encoding chorismate mutase codes for MSSDLEKLRKEIEDVDSQILELLQRRLKLSSKIGEIKRKSGKDVTDTKREEYVKAYWLEKARYLGIPESMVNLILPILFSYSKLYQISPGKKKKIVIFGYGGMSRSLLSLLILAGHNVVVTGRNPHKAQILSNEFNAVYMEPGQAINWGEYIILALSPSARDYILNILSKVPNNKVVMDIFSSKVTFFKEIEEISKKNSFRYVSTHPLFGPILYPVGERIAIIPSVTSGDISEVVEFWRDSGLQPVLTTVEEHEKAMAIVQVLSHFFILGLNKAIPSLQKELEINDKVLKDLQTTNFREVSKIISRVNELYPVIIEIQKTNPYAYKAREIGIKELKQVKDELGE; via the coding sequence ATGAGCTCCGATCTGGAGAAACTCAGGAAAGAAATAGAAGATGTAGACAGTCAAATCTTAGAGTTATTACAAAGGAGGCTTAAGTTATCCTCTAAAATAGGAGAAATAAAGAGAAAATCTGGCAAGGACGTTACTGATACTAAAAGAGAAGAATACGTGAAGGCTTATTGGCTTGAAAAAGCTAGGTATTTAGGCATACCCGAATCAATGGTAAACCTTATTTTACCTATTTTATTCTCCTATTCTAAACTATACCAGATTTCCCCCGGGAAAAAGAAAAAAATAGTTATTTTTGGATATGGGGGGATGTCACGTTCATTATTATCACTCCTTATTTTAGCCGGGCATAACGTTGTTGTAACCGGGAGAAACCCGCATAAAGCCCAGATACTATCTAATGAATTTAATGCAGTCTATATGGAACCTGGACAAGCGATAAACTGGGGAGAATACATAATTTTAGCACTTTCACCTTCCGCCCGTGACTATATCCTTAACATCCTCTCTAAGGTGCCTAATAATAAGGTAGTCATGGACATTTTTTCTTCTAAAGTGACATTTTTTAAGGAAATAGAGGAAATCTCTAAGAAAAATAGTTTTAGATACGTCTCAACACACCCCCTATTTGGGCCTATCTTATACCCGGTAGGCGAAAGGATAGCAATCATACCGTCAGTTACTTCAGGAGATATATCCGAGGTGGTCGAATTTTGGAGGGACAGCGGTCTTCAACCAGTGTTAACTACGGTAGAAGAGCATGAAAAGGCTATGGCAATTGTACAAGTCCTTTCCCACTTTTTCATATTAGGGTTAAATAAGGCAATACCGAGCTTACAAAAAGAACTTGAAATCAATGATAAAGTGTTGAAGGACCTCCAGACCACAAACTTTAGAGAGGTATCTAAAATAATATCTAGAGTGAACGAGTTGTACCCAGTAATTATAGAAATACAAAAGACTAACCCTTACGCTTATAAGGCTAGAGAAATAGGGATTAAAGAACTAAAACAAGTTAAAGACGAGCTAGGTGAGTAA
- a CDS encoding transketolase family protein, with the protein MMQGSSYSIRDTFGKLLVELGEKNKDIVVITADVGDSTRAMYFREKFPDRYFNVGISEQDMINFAAGLSAVGFKPLIVNFAMFVMRAWEQVRNSVARMNLDVKILVTHSGYSDSGDGSSHQSLEDIALMRVLPNMKVIVPADPEDIKRSLPVVVQELRGPLYYRMGREYSPSITTGMDYDFKLGKAYVLKDGDDIAIMGAGVVLWDALKAAEELEKMGISTAVINLFSIKPIDEDTIEYYARKTGRVVTIEEHSIYGGIGSAVAEVLAKRYPTKMRFVGATTFGRSARSQRDLLDYYGINYKSVVSAALELVK; encoded by the coding sequence ATGATGCAAGGAAGTTCTTACTCAATTCGTGATACTTTCGGAAAACTCCTAGTTGAACTAGGAGAAAAGAACAAAGATATTGTAGTGATAACAGCGGATGTTGGTGACTCTACTAGGGCTATGTACTTCAGAGAAAAATTCCCAGATAGGTACTTCAACGTCGGGATATCGGAACAAGATATGATTAACTTCGCTGCTGGACTGTCGGCCGTAGGTTTCAAACCTTTAATAGTAAATTTTGCCATGTTTGTAATGAGGGCTTGGGAGCAGGTTAGGAATTCAGTAGCTAGAATGAACTTGGATGTAAAGATCCTAGTGACCCACTCAGGTTATAGCGATAGTGGGGACGGGTCAAGCCATCAAAGCCTAGAAGATATAGCATTAATGAGGGTATTACCTAACATGAAAGTTATAGTCCCAGCAGACCCTGAAGATATAAAAAGGAGTTTACCGGTAGTTGTCCAAGAATTAAGGGGGCCATTATACTACCGTATGGGAAGAGAGTATTCTCCGTCTATTACTACGGGTATGGATTACGACTTTAAGTTAGGTAAGGCATATGTACTAAAGGACGGCGATGATATTGCTATAATGGGGGCAGGAGTAGTTCTATGGGACGCTTTAAAAGCTGCTGAAGAACTCGAAAAAATGGGGATTAGCACTGCAGTTATTAATTTGTTCTCGATTAAACCAATAGATGAGGACACTATAGAATATTATGCCAGAAAGACGGGGAGGGTAGTGACTATAGAAGAGCATAGTATATACGGAGGTATAGGGTCTGCTGTGGCTGAAGTATTAGCTAAGAGGTACCCAACGAAAATGAGGTTTGTGGGAGCAACTACTTTTGGTAGGAGTGCTAGGAGCCAGAGAGATTTGTTAGATTATTATGGAATAAATTACAAGTCCGTGGTTAGCGCAGCGCTGGAGTTAGTGAAATGA
- a CDS encoding transketolase, with the protein MEKGGSDGTPISLEELNKLKSIAERARKNVIRMLFYDQTIHVGSSLSSIEILTTLFFKYLREGKDPINRDWLILSKGHAAPALYAVLAEKGYISEDELWKIQDISGLLQGHPEIFIPGVDMATGSLGQGLSFGIGVAQGIKMKGGTGRVFVIMGDGEQDEGEIWEAMTHAVTRKLDNLVAFIELNGYQLDDSTSNVKPKEFLPDVWKSVGWKTLNCDGHDFVSLINTIDEALKVKAPVVIFAKTLRGKGFPVIENSKRQRSSPDDARKFLLNS; encoded by the coding sequence ATGGAAAAAGGTGGAAGTGATGGAACTCCAATATCATTAGAGGAGCTAAATAAGCTAAAGTCAATAGCAGAAAGAGCAAGGAAAAACGTAATAAGGATGCTGTTCTATGACCAGACTATCCACGTGGGCTCTTCACTAAGCAGTATAGAAATATTAACAACTCTATTCTTTAAGTACTTAAGAGAAGGGAAAGACCCTATAAATAGGGACTGGTTAATACTGAGCAAAGGGCACGCAGCACCTGCACTATACGCCGTACTTGCAGAAAAAGGATATATAAGCGAAGACGAGTTATGGAAGATACAAGATATCTCAGGGCTACTTCAAGGCCATCCGGAAATATTCATACCCGGTGTAGATATGGCGACCGGTAGTTTAGGGCAAGGGCTGAGTTTCGGTATAGGCGTGGCTCAGGGAATCAAAATGAAAGGAGGGACGGGTAGAGTATTTGTAATAATGGGAGACGGGGAACAAGACGAAGGAGAGATCTGGGAAGCTATGACCCATGCAGTAACGAGAAAACTAGATAACCTAGTTGCTTTCATAGAGTTAAATGGTTACCAGCTGGATGACTCTACTTCTAACGTCAAGCCTAAAGAGTTCTTGCCAGACGTATGGAAATCTGTCGGTTGGAAAACATTAAACTGCGATGGTCATGACTTCGTAAGCCTGATAAATACAATAGACGAAGCTCTTAAAGTAAAAGCACCGGTAGTAATATTTGCAAAGACCCTTAGAGGTAAAGGTTTCCCAGTAATCGAAAATTCTAAGAGGCAGAGGTCGAGTCCTGATGATGCAAGGAAGTTCTTACTCAATTCGTGA
- a CDS encoding HesA/MoeB/ThiF family protein — protein MERYSRQILVLGLGVQQKLTELKVTVVGCGALGSAIAELLARLGVGNIRLIDADIVELSNLHRTRFFTEEDVGRPKALVCKERIGKINSGVNVEAIIDIVDQSNVEELIKGSDYVFDALDSIFYRMVLNDACVKSNIPLIYGGIMGEYASVKLIIPKKTSCLSCFMNYGGDDDRNACETIGTLNTVVDITASLQVQLMINHLMGEEDRNLYYLDLKSLRLDKIRIERNSQCQACSKGEFIYLKLPHQTTCGIVRVKEEVKNSANYGVKIEKVRDGLIICYPDGKCFKKVSR, from the coding sequence GTGGAAAGGTACTCAAGGCAAATACTAGTATTAGGTTTAGGTGTACAACAAAAGCTTACCGAATTGAAAGTAACAGTCGTAGGGTGCGGTGCCTTAGGTTCTGCAATAGCTGAATTACTGGCCAGGTTAGGGGTAGGTAATATTAGGCTCATTGATGCCGATATTGTAGAACTCAGTAACTTACATAGGACGAGGTTCTTCACCGAAGAGGACGTCGGAAGACCTAAGGCCCTAGTCTGTAAAGAAAGAATAGGCAAAATTAACTCGGGTGTAAATGTAGAGGCTATTATTGATATAGTTGATCAGAGCAACGTGGAAGAGTTAATAAAGGGTAGTGATTATGTCTTTGATGCTCTTGACAGCATATTTTATAGGATGGTACTAAATGACGCATGTGTTAAATCTAACATTCCGTTAATTTACGGCGGTATCATGGGTGAATATGCTTCAGTTAAGTTAATTATACCTAAGAAGACCTCGTGTTTGTCTTGCTTTATGAATTATGGAGGAGATGATGATCGTAATGCTTGTGAGACTATAGGTACTTTGAACACAGTAGTCGATATTACTGCCAGTTTGCAAGTACAGCTAATGATAAACCATTTAATGGGCGAAGAGGATAGGAACTTGTACTACTTAGATTTAAAAAGTCTCAGGTTGGATAAGATAAGAATTGAAAGGAATAGTCAGTGTCAAGCTTGTTCGAAGGGCGAGTTTATTTACCTAAAATTACCGCATCAGACGACTTGTGGAATAGTGAGGGTTAAAGAGGAAGTGAAAAATAGTGCTAATTATGGTGTAAAAATAGAGAAAGTTAGAGATGGGCTAATTATCTGTTATCCCGACGGAAAATGTTTTAAAAAAGTGTCTCGCTAA
- a CDS encoding lysylphosphatidylglycerol synthase domain-containing protein, translating into MDKKLILVIFLPIIIIVIYSIIFRIDLLNVFLNLNPYFVIAFFITYLAQLGIVSIRDSKIAGVDFLTAFKARFFANSISLIIPGAMGPDLARAVIYLRKGLTIDRAFSLSLLESFYDVNVIAFMFLVLIWFRFSPLEIILILTALGNIFMWFLGIGYVYGTSNYNLNRVEQKVFSIKYLKPLEEAYLNGKVEMKEKLKNPLLTFSSSILTLVGYLVQSLPFYLISRSFLQAIIINTTYQVALLVPIPSAAGVAELSLTALVPPLVVLQIRVLELISYSLGFVYVKEISIDEIRKEVKEVWKTI; encoded by the coding sequence GTGGATAAAAAACTTATACTAGTGATATTTCTTCCGATAATCATTATCGTGATCTATTCTATTATATTTAGGATTGATCTTCTTAACGTGTTTTTGAATCTTAACCCGTATTTTGTAATAGCTTTTTTCATAACGTATCTAGCTCAGCTGGGTATTGTGTCTATTAGAGATTCTAAGATTGCAGGAGTAGATTTCTTAACAGCTTTTAAAGCTAGGTTTTTCGCTAATAGTATAAGCTTAATTATACCCGGCGCAATGGGCCCAGATCTAGCTAGAGCAGTAATCTACTTAAGGAAAGGTCTTACCATAGACAGAGCTTTCTCTCTTTCATTGCTAGAGTCTTTTTACGACGTCAACGTAATAGCATTCATGTTTTTAGTCTTAATTTGGTTCAGATTTTCTCCTCTAGAGATAATTCTGATTTTAACTGCATTAGGTAACATATTCATGTGGTTTCTTGGGATAGGTTACGTGTATGGTACATCCAATTATAACTTGAACCGAGTAGAGCAAAAGGTATTTTCGATAAAGTATCTTAAACCACTAGAAGAGGCTTACTTGAATGGGAAGGTAGAGATGAAGGAAAAATTAAAGAATCCTCTGTTAACGTTTTCATCAAGTATACTAACTCTAGTAGGGTATCTGGTTCAATCATTGCCCTTTTATTTGATTTCAAGGTCTTTTCTCCAAGCTATCATAATAAATACGACATACCAAGTAGCGCTATTAGTCCCTATACCGTCAGCTGCAGGGGTAGCTGAACTATCGTTAACAGCCCTTGTACCGCCACTTGTTGTACTCCAAATAAGAGTACTTGAACTAATTTCATACTCATTAGGGTTCGTCTACGTGAAAGAAATAAGTATCGATGAGATTAGAAAGGAGGTGAAGGAAGTGTGGAAAACTATCTAA